A region of the Acidiferrobacteraceae bacterium genome:
ACAACGCCCTCTTGGGAGGCGCCTATACAGGAATCCATCGGGTAACAAATCCACCGGAGTTCATGGGAATAAACCTGCAAGCCCTGTTTTCATCCGTTGACTATCGGGTTGCAAACCCGACGATATATATCTATCAGCGCATACCGGGGATGTGATCTAGACTGCCTTGATCTTTCGAAAACCGAAAACCACCATGCGCAGAAGCAGCAGGCCATGGCGGAAGCGGCTGATCTTGGTATCACCGTAGGTACGACGCCGGTAGCGAATCGGAACCTCCACGATTTTGAGGTTGAGTTTGCTTGCCCCGAAGATCAGGTCGAAGTCGCCGAACGGATCAAAGTCGCCGAAGTATGGGCGGTTCTTCACGAGCTGCTGATAGTGCTGGCGTCGCAACACCTTCGTGCCACAGAGCGTGTCCTTGAAGCGCTGTCCCAGAAGCCAGGAGAACGCCAGTGCGAAAAACTTGTTCCCCAGAAGATTGAGGGATCGCATGGCCTCTCCTTCCAGGGGGTAGACAAGGCGGCTGCCGTTGATGAACTCGCCCATGTCCTGTTGCAGCGCGTTGTAGAACTTTGGCAACTCCTCTGGAGGAACCGTCAGGTCGGCGTCCAGAATCATCAGGACGTCTCCCGTTGCCTCGGCGAATCCCTTGCGTACCGCGTCGCCCTTGCCCTTGCCACCCTGGACCATCAGCTTGATGTCGTGGTCGGGGTAGGCCTCGATGACCCGGCGTATTTCGTCAGGCGTGCCATCGCTGGAATGGCCGTCGACAAAAATCACTTCCTGATGACCGCCAAATTCTGGCAGGCGCCGGATCGCCGGTTCGATATTGTCGCGCTCGTCCCGGCACGGGATGACCACGGTGGTGGACAGGGGCTGCTCGTGTTCGCGAGCGGCCGGTCGGGCGACGACGTAATGTGCCAGACAGGCGCGATTGATGCCGGGCAGGGTTCCGATGAGGTTGAAAAGCCAGGACAGCAACGGCACGTATTTTGGAAACAGCAGGCGTCTTTCTACCTTCACGGTCTCGTACCCGGCGAGATGCAGCAGGTTCTCAAGATCCTGGAGACTCAGCCAGCTCTGTTCCGGCGTTGGCATCTTGAGGCCGAGGCGCTCCCCCAGACGCAGGACCGGTTGCCAGAGAAAGTTGTAGTAGGAAACGACCAGCCGTGTATCCCGTTCGCAGAAACGCCGCAGAGACTGAAAGAACGACTGAATGTCATCCAGGTATCCAACCAGGTCGGACATGACGACGTAGTCGAAGGTCTCAGACCTGAGTTTGCCCAGGGATTCCACGTCGTCATTAATAATCTCGAGTTGCGGATATCGCTGTTGCGATAGTTGCGCGGTCTTTGGACTTAATTCGATGCCCACGCCCCGGGAAGGCTCCAGCGCGTTCAGCAGTTCCCCGGTTCCGCTCCCAAGTTCGAGGACCCGCTTGCCCGTTCCCGCGAGATAGCGGTGATACCGTACGTGGTCCTGGTGGTAGTAGCGGTTGCGTTTTCGCCAGGAATCGATGCGATCGGCGATTCCGTCGAAGTAATCACGAACCGTATCTTTGCGAGATCTCATGGGTGGCGGCGCGCAGGATGCGGGATG
Encoded here:
- a CDS encoding glycosyltransferase, whose translation is MRSRKDTVRDYFDGIADRIDSWRKRNRYYHQDHVRYHRYLAGTGKRVLELGSGTGELLNALEPSRGVGIELSPKTAQLSQQRYPQLEIINDDVESLGKLRSETFDYVVMSDLVGYLDDIQSFFQSLRRFCERDTRLVVSYYNFLWQPVLRLGERLGLKMPTPEQSWLSLQDLENLLHLAGYETVKVERRLLFPKYVPLLSWLFNLIGTLPGINRACLAHYVVARPAAREHEQPLSTTVVIPCRDERDNIEPAIRRLPEFGGHQEVIFVDGHSSDGTPDEIRRVIEAYPDHDIKLMVQGGKGKGDAVRKGFAEATGDVLMILDADLTVPPEELPKFYNALQQDMGEFINGSRLVYPLEGEAMRSLNLLGNKFFALAFSWLLGQRFKDTLCGTKVLRRQHYQQLVKNRPYFGDFDPFGDFDLIFGASKLNLKIVEVPIRYRRRTYGDTKISRFRHGLLLLRMVVFGFRKIKAV